In Rosa rugosa chromosome 4, drRosRugo1.1, whole genome shotgun sequence, the genomic stretch TTTTTCAAACAGCTGCTTACCCATATGAATATCACAAACATAACCAATGACATATGCAAATACaacagtgacattgtcagtgacaaAAACTTGACAGTAACATTAACAGTGACCTAGCCAGTTACCTGTCCAGTGACCTTAACAGTGACATGACACTGATCTAGTTTTTGTACTTACAACAGCATACGACAGCAAAATGATGCATAAACAAATTTTTAACAAGTTACGGGAATTTACCATCACCAATATCACGCAACCTGCCATGTTTTGGGATTCTTTTGCCTTtcgtttaattgattttttaaggAAGTCGCCAACTTCCTTTGCCCAGCTATATTTTCCCAGACTTTCCACCTCTTCACATACTCTTATATAGTCCCAAGATATTGTTCCTCCAGAGTTTGGGAACAGGAGTTTGATGAAAAGGTTCAAGAGTACTAATACGGCAACATTTCTGTCCCGTTTCGTTTTTTCATCCCCTGTTTCTGGAGTTTCTGCCAATGCCTTCTTCAAAGCTTCCTCTGCAGCCGCCTTGTTGATCCTCTGCTTTTTGTCAAAGTATTTAGTCACGAACTCAGATTTGTATGCCCCTTCTTTGGTCTTTGGTACTGATAACCCGGATGCCGGCACTCCTAAaatcatagatatatcactTGTTGACATTCTGAATTTCCTGTTCCCAAACACAAAAAGGTCTGTGTCACTGTTGTATGCTTGTAGCAGAAGTGTGATTAAATCATCTGATTTCTTTGCatccttttctttaattgaacCTCCATGGAATGCATCTATCAGCGTTGCAAAGGGTgttttctgcagcagctctaaaGTACCTTCAGTcaggttatttttgttttctgcaattGTTTTAAGAAAAGCAAGCATTGTGCAGCGATACTGCACATAACCCTCTTTTAcatatcttttccttttccctgggactttttcctcttcatcatcctttgtatcttcttcctcgtcagtttcttccttcttctttgtactctcttttttggtcttccttttatccattttcttcttcttctttgcacgaacttcttcttcatcttcattttcttccctttctcttcttttctcctttttaatctcattcttcttcttactgcggacttgttcttcattagattgttcttcatcttcagttccttccggttttcttcttttctgctttccagttttcttctttttatccttCTTCGTCTTGTTACGCcggacttgttcttcatcagattcttcttcatctccagttgttccttcctcatcttcacttgattcttcttcatcttcagttttctgctttcgcttttttctctctttcagtTTCTTCCATTTTATCACTTTCAACTTTTCTGCAATTGTTTCTTCTGGACTTTGTCCTTCAGATTGTTCTTCTCCAGATTccttactttgttttctttttagttggtccattcctcgaacttttttaaaaaaatcctGTAAACAGTTAAGAAAATTAGAATTCAATAGTTATTTTTGACAGTTACTTAACCAGTGACATATTTATGCACATGTTTATGatagtgacatgaccagttacatgaccagttacatgaccagttacatgaccatagC encodes the following:
- the LOC133744392 gene encoding uncharacterized protein LOC133744392, translated to MDQLKRKQSKESGEEQSEGQSPEETIAEKLKVIKWKKLKERKKRKQKTEDEEESSEDEEGTTGDEEESDEEQVRRNKTKKDKKKKTGKQKRRKPEGTEDEEQSNEEQVRSKKKNEIKKEKRREREENEDEEEVRAKKKKKMDKRKTKKESTKKKEETDEEEDTKDDEEEKVPGKRKRYVKEGYVQYRCTMLAFLKTIAENKNNLTEGTLELLQKTPFATLIDAFHGGSIKEKDAKKSDDLITLLLQAYNSDTDLFVFGNRKFRMSTSDISMILGVPASGLSVPKTKEGAYKSEFVTKYFDKKQRINKAAAEEALKKALAETPETGDEKTKRDRNVAVLVLLNLFIKLLFPNSGGTISWDYIRVCEEVESLGKYSWAKEVGDFLKKSIKRKAKESQNMAGCVILVMVTG